Proteins encoded together in one Quercus lobata isolate SW786 chromosome 3, ValleyOak3.0 Primary Assembly, whole genome shotgun sequence window:
- the LOC115980942 gene encoding exopolygalacturonase-like, producing MGKNLSIATILLLLVLASTKAQQVFDVKSYGAQPNVDITQALTKAWKAACAVAGSKVVISAGVYKLGFVNLLGPCKGAIEFNLQGTLQAPLDVASLNGKDGWVVFERIDGLTVSGGGVFDGKGQHAWQKNKCDKDKNCNVLPINIRFDKVTNSIVQDITSKDSKYFHINLLQCTKLQFQHVTITAPANSPNTDGIHVGHSSQITITNANIGTGDDCISFGAGAQDITVNQVTCGPGHGISVGSLGKYQNEEPVSGIRVTGATLSNTDNGVRIKTWPASSSGAATDIHFEDVVMNNVANPIIIDQNYCPNSQCSNQSPSKVKISNVSFKKISGSSSTKEAVNLICSKSVPCQQVVLSDIDLTYKGSGGSATSTCTNVQPAVSGKLNPPACANKN from the exons ATGGGAAAGAATTTAAGCATTGCAACAATTTTGTTGCTATTGGTGTTGGCATCCACCAAAGCCCAGCAGGTCTTTGATGTTAAATCATATGGAGCACAACCTAATGTTGATATAACCCAG gctttGACAAAAGCTTGGAAAGCTGCGTGCGCAGTAGCAGGaagtaaagttgtgatttcagCAGGGGTATACAAACTAGGTTTTGTGAATTTGTTGGGTCCATGCAAAGGTGCAATTGAGTTTAACCTTCAGGGAACCCTACAAGCCCCATTAGATGTTGCCTCCCTCAACGGTAAAGATGGTTGGGTTGTTTTTGAACGTATCGACGGTCTCACTGTGTCAGGTGGTGGAGTTTTTGATGGCAAAGGACAACATGCatggcaaaaaaataagtgTGACAAAGACAAAAACTGCAACGTACTTCCTATT AATATAAGGTTCGATAAAGTCACAAATTCAATAGTCCAAGACATTACATCGAAGGACAGCAAATATTTCCACATCAACCTTTTGCAATGCACGAAGTTGCAATTCCAACATGTTACCATAACTGCACCCGCAAATAGCCCCAACACCGATGGAATCCACGTGGGACATTCATCTCAGATCACCATTACCAATGCCAATATTGGAACAGGTGATGATTGCATCTCCTTTGGTGCTGGAGCCCAAGATATTACTGTTAACCAAGTAACTTGTGGACCTGGCCATGGTATCAGTGTTGGAAGTCTTGGAAAGTACCAAAACGAAGAACCTGTTTCAGGAATCAGAGTTACTGGTGCCACACTCAGCAATACAGATAATGGTGTTAGAATCAAAACATGGCCTGCTTCCTCTTCTGGAGCTGCTACTGATATACATTTCGAGGATGTTGTCATGAACAATGTTGCCAATCCTATCATCATTGATCAAAACTACTGCCCAAACAGTCAATGCTCAAACCAG tCTCCCTCTAAAGTTAAGATCAGCAATGTTAGCTTCAAGAAAATTAGTGGCAGTTCTTCGACAAAGGAAGCTGTGAATCTTATTTGCAGTAAGAGTGTACCATGCCAACAAGTGGTGCTTTCTGACATTGATCTCACGTACAAGGGAAGTGGAGGATCTGCTACTTCCACTTGTACTAACGTCCAGCCTGCAGTTTCGGGCAAGCTGAACCCTCCTGCTTGTgccaataaaaattaa